In a single window of the Drosophila albomicans strain 15112-1751.03 chromosome 3, ASM965048v2, whole genome shotgun sequence genome:
- the LOC127565430 gene encoding prisilkin-39 isoform X1, whose amino-acid sequence MPFTNKITIRGIWLCWAVVLATLIQCQLVESQYSTYPYFGAQGAGAGTGYGGLYGNAYGYGYGYPQYYGYPAYGYTYPAYGYPGGGYGSYPSYGYPGYSYGYPYGNGVNTAFASSSGGFATASASSGGGGYYG is encoded by the exons ATGCCgttcacaaataaaataacaattcgTGGTATTTGGCTATGCTGGGCCGTTGTTTTAGCAACATTGATACAGTGTCAGTTGGTGGAATCTCAATACAGTACCTATCCGTACTTTGGAGCCCAGGGAGCGGGCGCTGGAACTGGATACGGTGGATTGTATGGCAATGCCtatggatatggatatggcTATCCACAGTATTACGGTTATCCGGCGTACGGATATACATACCCGGCCTATGGCTACCCTGGAGGGGGCTACGGTAGCTATCCTAGCTACGGCTATCCAGGTTACAGTTATGGATATCCCTATGGCAATGGCGTTA ATACAGCCTTCGCGAGCAGCAGCGGAGGATTCGCTACAGCAAGTGCGAGTAGCGGAGGCGGAGGCTACTATGGTTAA
- the LOC127565430 gene encoding prisilkin-39 isoform X2: MPFTNKITIRGIWLCWAVVLATLIQCQLVESQYSTYPYFGAQGAGAGTGYGGLYGNAYGYGYGYPQYYGYPAYGYTYPAYGYPGGGYGSYPSYGYPGYSYGYPYGNGVMFWTCYFL, from the exons ATGCCgttcacaaataaaataacaattcgTGGTATTTGGCTATGCTGGGCCGTTGTTTTAGCAACATTGATACAGTGTCAGTTGGTGGAATCTCAATACAGTACCTATCCGTACTTTGGAGCCCAGGGAGCGGGCGCTGGAACTGGATACGGTGGATTGTATGGCAATGCCtatggatatggatatggcTATCCACAGTATTACGGTTATCCGGCGTACGGATATACATACCCGGCCTATGGCTACCCTGGAGGGGGCTACGGTAGCTATCCTAGCTACGGCTATCCAGGTTACAGTTATGGATATCCCTATGGCAATGGCGTTA TGTTTTGGACCTGTTATTTCTTATAG